The following proteins are encoded in a genomic region of Drosophila willistoni isolate 14030-0811.24 chromosome 3R, UCI_dwil_1.1, whole genome shotgun sequence:
- the LOC6649824 gene encoding Y+L amino acid transporter 2 isoform X2 has product METEALNRKNSSRKSSIINGNGGDATTKLTNGDADGTGDDNGAAGAAGGGEVTLKAKMSLLNGCTVIVGSIIGSGIFVSPTGVLMYTGSVNLALIVWVISGLFSMVGAYCYAELGTMITKSGADYAYIMETFGPFMAFIRLWIECMIVRPCSQAIVALTFSTYVLKPFFPECTPPEDAARLLAVCCILVLTLINCWDVKWATAVQDIFTYAKLLALFIIIATGMYQLYLGNVQYFTFENTDAKVTSLALSFYSGLFAYNGWNYLNFIIEELKDPVKNLPRAIAISCTLVTVVYVMANVSFYTILSPDEVLGSSAVAVTYAERAFGMLAWTIPVFVALSTFGAVNGILLTSSRLFYAGANEGQMPEILTMIQIQRFTPTPAVLAMALLSMLYLTVSDIFALINYVGFATWLSIGVAVLCLPWLRWAQPNLPRPIRVPMVFPIIYLIATIFVTVVPMYASPVETGYGILMILSSIPVYLVFIAWKNKPIWFQKTMGGLTQALQKLMMVVRPKAASK; this is encoded by the exons ATGGAAACGGAGGCACTAAATCGCAAAAATTCCTCAAGGAAGAGTTCAATTATAAATGGGAATGGCGGCGATGCAACAACCAAATTGACCAATGGAGATGCCGATGGAACTGGGGACGATAATGGCGCCGCAGGTGCTGCAGGTGGTGGCGAGGTGACCCTAAAAGCCAAAATGAGTCTACTCAATGGTTGCACAGTTATTGTGGGCTCTATTATTGGCTCTGGTATATTCGTATCACCCACTGGAGTGCTTATGTATACGGGCAGTGTGAATCTGGCTCTCATTGTCTGGGTCATTTCCGGTCTCTTCTCTATG GTCGGTGCCTATTGCTATGCTGAATTGGGAACCATGATTACGAAATCAGGAGCTGATTACGCCTATATTATGGAAACTTTTGGTCCATTCATGGCTTTCATACGTCTCTGGATTGAGTGCATGATTGTGCGTCCCTGTTCTCAGGCCATTGTTGCTCTCACATTTAGTACCTATGTGCTGAAACCCTTTTTCCCCGAATGTACTCCGCCAGAGGATGCTGCTCGTCTGCTTGCCGTTTGCTGTATAT TGGTGCTAACTCTAATCAACTGTTGGGATGTAAAATGGGCCACCGCTGTGCAGGATATATTCACATATGCCAAA CTACTGGCTCTGTTTATTATCATTGCCACGGGCATGTATCAATTGTATCTGGGGAATGTGCAATACTTTACATTCGAGAATACAGATGCCAAAGTCACCTCCTTGGCCCTGTCATTCTACTCGGGCCTGTTTGCCTACAATGGCTG GAATTACTTAAACTTTATCATTGAAGAGCTGAAAGATCCTGTCAAGAATCTGCCACGTGCCATTGCCATCAGTTGTACCCTGGTTACAGTAGTTTATGTCATGGCCAATGTGTCCTTCTACACCATTTTGTCGCCAGACGAAGTCCTGGGCTCATCAGCTGTGGCTGTGACCTATGCGGAGAGAGCTTTTGGCATGCTGGCCTGGACCATACCAG TGTTTGTGGCTTTATCAACCTTTGGAGCTGTCAATGGCATCTTGTTGACCTCTTCACGTCTCTTCTATGCGGGTGCCAATGAGGGACAAATGCCAGAGATCCTAACCATGATACAGATTCAACGTTTCACACCAACACCAGCTGTTCTAGCCATGGCTCTGCTCTCGATGTTGTACCTGACTGTCTCGGATATCTTTGCCTTGATCAACTATGTGGGCTTTGCCACCTGG TTGAGCATCGGCGTTGCTGTACTCTGTCTTCCCTGGCTGCGTTGGGCTCAACCGAATCTACCACGTCCCATTCGTGTGCCCATGGTATTCCCCATTATCTATCTCATTGCCACAATATTTGTGACTGTTGTTCCCATGTATGCCAGTCCTGTGGAAACAGGATATGGCATCTTGATGATATTATCAAGTATTCCTGTATATTTGGTATTCATAGCATGGAAAAATAAACCAATTTGGTTCCAAAAAACCATGG GCGGACTCACACAAGCTCTACAGAAACTGATGATGGTTGTGCGTCCCAAAGCGGCGTCAAAG TAA
- the LOC6649824 gene encoding Y+L amino acid transporter 2 isoform X1, with amino-acid sequence METEALNRKNSSRKSSIINGNGGDATTKLTNGDADGTGDDNGAAGAAGGGEVTLKAKMSLLNGCTVIVGSIIGSGIFVSPTGVLMYTGSVNLALIVWVISGLFSMVGAYCYAELGTMITKSGADYAYIMETFGPFMAFIRLWIECMIVRPCSQAIVALTFSTYVLKPFFPECTPPEDAARLLAVCCILVLTLINCWDVKWATAVQDIFTYAKLLALFIIIATGMYQLYLGNVQYFTFENTDAKVTSLALSFYSGLFAYNGWNYLNFIIEELKDPVKNLPRAIAISCTLVTVVYVMANVSFYTILSPDEVLGSSAVAVTYAERAFGMLAWTIPVFVALSTFGAVNGILLTSSRLFYAGANEGQMPEILTMIQIQRFTPTPAVLAMALLSMLYLTVSDIFALINYVGFATWLSIGVAVLCLPWLRWAQPNLPRPIRVPMVFPIIYLIATIFVTVVPMYASPVETGYGILMILSSIPVYLVFIAWKNKPIWFQKTMVSLTHFLQQLLMVLGKQAKPAQV; translated from the exons ATGGAAACGGAGGCACTAAATCGCAAAAATTCCTCAAGGAAGAGTTCAATTATAAATGGGAATGGCGGCGATGCAACAACCAAATTGACCAATGGAGATGCCGATGGAACTGGGGACGATAATGGCGCCGCAGGTGCTGCAGGTGGTGGCGAGGTGACCCTAAAAGCCAAAATGAGTCTACTCAATGGTTGCACAGTTATTGTGGGCTCTATTATTGGCTCTGGTATATTCGTATCACCCACTGGAGTGCTTATGTATACGGGCAGTGTGAATCTGGCTCTCATTGTCTGGGTCATTTCCGGTCTCTTCTCTATG GTCGGTGCCTATTGCTATGCTGAATTGGGAACCATGATTACGAAATCAGGAGCTGATTACGCCTATATTATGGAAACTTTTGGTCCATTCATGGCTTTCATACGTCTCTGGATTGAGTGCATGATTGTGCGTCCCTGTTCTCAGGCCATTGTTGCTCTCACATTTAGTACCTATGTGCTGAAACCCTTTTTCCCCGAATGTACTCCGCCAGAGGATGCTGCTCGTCTGCTTGCCGTTTGCTGTATAT TGGTGCTAACTCTAATCAACTGTTGGGATGTAAAATGGGCCACCGCTGTGCAGGATATATTCACATATGCCAAA CTACTGGCTCTGTTTATTATCATTGCCACGGGCATGTATCAATTGTATCTGGGGAATGTGCAATACTTTACATTCGAGAATACAGATGCCAAAGTCACCTCCTTGGCCCTGTCATTCTACTCGGGCCTGTTTGCCTACAATGGCTG GAATTACTTAAACTTTATCATTGAAGAGCTGAAAGATCCTGTCAAGAATCTGCCACGTGCCATTGCCATCAGTTGTACCCTGGTTACAGTAGTTTATGTCATGGCCAATGTGTCCTTCTACACCATTTTGTCGCCAGACGAAGTCCTGGGCTCATCAGCTGTGGCTGTGACCTATGCGGAGAGAGCTTTTGGCATGCTGGCCTGGACCATACCAG TGTTTGTGGCTTTATCAACCTTTGGAGCTGTCAATGGCATCTTGTTGACCTCTTCACGTCTCTTCTATGCGGGTGCCAATGAGGGACAAATGCCAGAGATCCTAACCATGATACAGATTCAACGTTTCACACCAACACCAGCTGTTCTAGCCATGGCTCTGCTCTCGATGTTGTACCTGACTGTCTCGGATATCTTTGCCTTGATCAACTATGTGGGCTTTGCCACCTGG TTGAGCATCGGCGTTGCTGTACTCTGTCTTCCCTGGCTGCGTTGGGCTCAACCGAATCTACCACGTCCCATTCGTGTGCCCATGGTATTCCCCATTATCTATCTCATTGCCACAATATTTGTGACTGTTGTTCCCATGTATGCCAGTCCTGTGGAAACAGGATATGGCATCTTGATGATATTATCAAGTATTCCTGTATATTTGGTATTCATAGCATGGAAAAATAAACCAATTTGGTTCCAAAAAACCATGG TAAGCCTCACACACTTCCTACAACAATTGCTTATGGTACTCGGCAAGCAGGCGAAACCAGCTCAGGTGTAA